The Brachyhypopomus gauderio isolate BG-103 chromosome 1, BGAUD_0.2, whole genome shotgun sequence genome includes a window with the following:
- the cers5 gene encoding ceramide synthase 5 isoform X3: protein MSTVRESGSAVQQHTVQTPPRFISTGTSLPPAATVLNMASLSAWFWNERFWLPHNVTWADLADPAPGVEYPKAGHLLTALPLALGIFAVRIFFERFIAGPCANVLRIQAEVTRKAQQNPVLEKMFTSVTKCPDSRQLDGLAKQLDWEVRKIQRWFRHRRNQDKPTTRTKFCESMWRFTFYLCIFTYGFCFLWQSPWMWDTRQCWYNYPYQVLTPGLYHYYVTELAFYWSLMFSQFTDIKRKDFLIMFVHHLATVTLVSFSYVINMARVGTLVLCLHDSSDVLLEAAKLANYAKYQRLCDFLFVTFGVAFFGTRLIVYPYWVLNSTMFESWDDDDDDDVSGF, encoded by the exons ATGAGTACTGTTCGAGAGAGCGGAAGCGCCGTTCAGCAGCATACGGTTCAAACGCCGCCACGCTTCATCAGTACCG GTACTTCACTTCCTCCTGCAGCGACAGTTCTGAACATGGCTTCTCTTTCAGCCTGGTTCTGGAACGAGAGGTTCTGGCTTCCTCACAATGTCACTTGGGCGGACCTGGCAGACCCGGCGCCCGGGGTGGAGTACCCTAAAGCCGGACACTTGCTCACAGCTTTGCCCCTGGCCCTGGGAATATTCGCTGTCAGGATATTTTTTGAAAG GTTCATCGCAGGTCCCTGCGCGAACGTGCTCCGCATTCAGGCCGAGGTGACCCGGAAGGCCCAACAGAACCCCGTCTTGGAGAAAATGTTTACATCCGTTACAAAG TGCCCAGACTCCCGGCAGCTTGATGGGCTTGCCAAGCAGCTGGACTGGGAGGTGCGGAAGATCCAGCGATGGTTTCGACACCGGCGGAACCAGGACAAGCCCACCACACGGACCAAGTTCTGCGAGAGCAT GTGGAGGTTTACATTTTATCTGTGCATATTTACCTACGGGTTCTGCTTTCTGTGGCAG tctCCCTGGATGTGGGACACGCGACAATGCTGGTACAATTACCCCTATCAG GTCCTGACACCTGGCCTATATCACTACTACGTGACAGAGCTGGCCTTCTACTGGTCACTCATGTTCTCCCAGTTTACAGACATCAAGAGAAAg GACTTCCTCATCATGTTTGTGCATCATCTGGCCACAGTGACCCTGGTCAGCTTCTCCTACGTGATCAACATGGCACGAGTAGGAACTCTGGTGCTGTGCCTGCATGACTCCTCTGACGTCCTCTTGGAG GCTGCCAAGTTAGCAAACTATGCCAAATATCAGCGCCTGTGCGACTTCCTGTTTGTCACGTTCGGAGTGGCCTTCTTCGGAACAAGGCTCATCGTTTATCCTTACTG GGTTCTGAACAGTACGATGTTTGAGAGctgggatgatgatgatgatgatgatgtttcaGGGTTCTGA
- the LOC143516824 gene encoding glycerol-3-phosphate dehydrogenase [NAD(+)], cytoplasmic — translation MAAKKVCIIGSGNWGSAIAKIVGANAAKHATFDDTVNMWVFEEVVNGRKLTEIINTEHENVKYLPGHKLPPNVVAVPDLLEAVKGGDILIFVIPHQFVHRTCETIKGHVKKDAVGMSLIKGVDEGPEGLKLISDVIKEKLGITMTVLMGANLANEVAAEKFCETTIGCKSKEHGPLLKELMQTSNFRVTVVEEADVVEICGALKNIVAVGAGFCDGLNYGDNTKAAVIRLGLMEMIAFARIFCTAGPVSSATFLESCGVADLITTCYGGRNRKIGEAFARTGKTIEELEKEMLNGQKLQGPATAAEVNHILKHKNLVDKFPLFNAVYQICFQGHPVKEFINCLQNHPEHM, via the exons ATGGCTGCGAAAAAGGTCTGTATTATCGGATCGGGCAACTG GGGGTCTGCCATTGCCAAGATCGTGGGGGCCAATGCAGCCAAGCATGCCACGTTCGACGACACTGTGAACATGTGGGTGTTCGAGGAGGTGGTGAACGGACGCAAGCTCACCGAGATCATCAACACAGAGCACGAGAATGTTAAATACCTGCCAGGACACAAGCTGCCTCCAAACGTG GTGGCTGTTCCAGACCTGTTGGAGGCTGTCAAAGGTGGAGATATCCTCATCTTTGTGATCCCTCACCAGTTTGTACACAGAACCTGCGAAACAATCAAAGGGCACGTCAAGAAGGATGCAGTGGGAATGTCCCTAATTAAG GGTGTGGATGAGGGCCCTGAAGGGCTGAAGCTAATTTCGGATGTGATCAAAGAGAAGCTGGGCATAACCATGACTGTGCTCATGGGGGCCAACCTGGCCAATGAGGTGGCTGCTGAGAAATTCTGCGAAACTACCATTG GCTGCAAAAGCAAGGAACATGGACCCCTGCTGAAAGAACTCATGCAGACTTCAAACTTTCGGGTTACTGTCGTAGAGGAGGCAGATGTTGTAGAGATCTGTGGAGCTCTAAAG AACATCGTGGCAGTGGGTGCAGGGTTCTGCGATGGCCTGAACTATGGCGACAACACCAAGGCTGCGGTGATCCGCCTGGGCCTGATGGAGATGATTGCCTTTGCGCGCATCTTCTGCACGGCCGGGCCCGTCTCCTCCGCCACCTTCCTGGAGAGCTGCGGCGTGGCGGACCTCATAACCACCTGCTACGGCGGACGCAACCGCAAGATTGGCGAGGCTTTTGCCAGGACGGGCAAG ACGATCGAGGAGCTGGAGAAAGAGATGCTGAACGGTCAGAAGCTCCAGGGTCCTGCCACGGCGGCTGAAGTCAACCACATCCTCAAACACAAAAACTTGGTTGACAA GTTTCCGCTGTTCAATGCAGTCTATCAGATCTGCTTCCAGGGTCATCCAGTGAAGGAGTTCATCAACTGTTTGCAGAATCACCCAGAGCACATGTAA
- the smarcd1 gene encoding SWI/SNF-related matrix-associated actin-dependent regulator of chromatin subfamily D member 1: protein MAARGGFQQAAPGGAGGGGGGGGGGMGPGPPVPGGGPGMGPGTPSGRMGPSGAQNHMYRSPMPGPGYPRPGMPPANRMTPQGPSMGPPGYGTSPVSRPGMPVMDPSRKRPAPTQIQQVQQQNRTQHAKKKKMADKILPQRIRELVPESQAYMDLLAFERKLDQTIMRKRLDIQEALKRPIKQKRKLRIFISNTFNPAKPDAEDGEGTVASWELRVEGRLLEDSAVSKYEATKQKRKFSSFFKSLVIELDKDLYGPDNHLVEWHRTPTTQETDGFQVKRPGDVGVRCTVLLMLDYQPPQFKLDPRLARMLGIHTQTRPVIIQALWQYVKTHKLQDPHEREFINCDKYLQQIFETHRMKFSEIPQRLHALLMPPEPIIINHVISVDPNDQKKTACYDIDVEVDDTLKTQMNSFLLSTASQQEIAGLDNKIHETIETINQLKTQREFMLSFARDPQGFINDWLQSQCRDLKTMTDVVGNPEEERRAEFYFQPWAQEAVCRYFYSKVQQRRQELEQALGIRNT, encoded by the exons ATGGCGGCGCGTGGAGGTTTTCAGCAAGCGGCACCTGGGGGTGCAGGCGGAGGCGGCGGCGGTGGCGGAGGTGGTATGGGACCAGGACCACCGGTCCCGGGTGGGGGGCCAGGTATGGGACCAGGAACGCCTTCAGGAAGGATGGGACCATCGGGCGCTCAGAACCACATGTACCGCTCCCCGATGCCAGGGCCTGGATACCCG AGGCCGGGTATGCCGCCAGCCAATCGGATGACCCCTCAGGGCCCGTCCATGGGTCCCCCGGGCTACGGGACCAGCCCCGTCTCTCGCCCTGGCATGCCAGTCATGGATCCGTCCCGCAAGAGGCCTGCTCCCACCCAGATTCAGCAGGTCCAACAGCAGAACCGTACCCAACA TGCCAAGAAGAAAAAGATGGCAGATAAAATCCTACCTCAGAGA ATCCGGGAGCTCGTCCCGGAGTCTCAGGCTTACATGGATCTGCTGGCCTTCGAGCGGAAGCTGGATCAGACCATTATGCGCAAGAGGCTGGACATCCAAGAGGCATTAAAGAGACCCATCAAG CAAAAGAGGAAGCTGCGCATTTTCATCTCCAACACGTTCAACCCCGCCAAGCCAGACGCGGAGGACGGCGAGGGCACCGTTGCGTCGTGGGAGCTCCGGGTGGAAGGCCGTCTGCTTGAGGAC AGTGCTGTGTCCAAATACGAGGCCACCAAGCAGAAGAGGAAGTTCTCCTCTTTCTTCAAGTCCTTGGTGATCGAGCTGGATAAAGATCTTTACGGTCCCGACAATCATTTGGTGGAG TGGCACAGGACGCCCACGACGCAGGAGACTGACGGGTTCCAGGTGAAGAGGCCTGGAGACGTAGGCGTGAGATGCACCGTCCTCCTGATGCTCGACTATCAG CCCCCACAGTTCAAGCTGGACCCCAGACTGGCCCGTATGCTGGGCATCCACACCCAGACCAGGCCCGTCATCATTCAGGCCCTGTGGCAGTACGTCAAGACCCACAAGCTGCAGGACCCCCACGAGCGCGAGTTCATCAACTGTGACAAGTATCTCCAGCAG ATCTTCGAGACCCACAGGATGAAGTTCTCAGAGATCCCACAGCGACTGCACGCACTGCTCATGCCCCCGGAGCCCATCATCATCAACCATGTCATAAG CGTCGACCCCAACGACCAGAAGAAGACTGCTTGCTATGACATCGACGTGGAGGTAGATGACACCCTGAAGACCCAGATGAACTCCTTCCTGTTGTCCACTGCCAGTCAGCAGGAGATTGCCGGTTTGGATAATAAG ATCCATGAGACCATTGAGACCATCAATCAGCTGAAGACCCAGAGGGAGTTCATGCTGAGCTTTGCCCGAGACCCCCAGGGCTTCATCAACGACTGGCTGCAGTCCCAGTGCCGAGATCTCAAA ACAATGACGGATGTGGTCGGAAACccagaagaagagaggagggcGGAGTTCTACTTCCAGCCGTGGGCTCAAGAGGCCGTGTGCCGCTACTTCTACTCCAAG GTCCAGCAGAGACGGCAGGAGCTGGAGCAGGCACTAGGGATCAGGAACACATAA